A stretch of the Vigna radiata var. radiata cultivar VC1973A chromosome 7, Vradiata_ver6, whole genome shotgun sequence genome encodes the following:
- the LOC106765402 gene encoding L-Ala-D/L-amino acid epimerase isoform X1: protein MSQTLSCIIQHPMDSTLMKSLSHNPKNSNSSTLIKCFAKNSGPSAKIMASATPTAAPITFGFRNLLETFTVDVHRAENRQLNVPLIAPFTIATSRLDKVENVAIRVELSNGAVGWGEAPILPFVTAEDQTTAMAKASEACAFLRRCPALTLGSMLGEIAGILPGHQFASVRAGVEMAIIDAAANSIRVPLWRLFGGASNTITTDITIPIVSPAEAAELASKYYKEGFKTLKLKVGKNLNADIEVLQAIRVAHPECQFILDANEGYNSEEAVEVLEKLHDMGLTPILFEQPVHRDDWDGLRYVSSIARERYGVSVAADESCRSIVDIYKIVEGNVLDVINIKLAKVGVMGALEIIEKAKAAGLDLMIGGMVETRLAMGFAGQLAAGLGCFKFIDLDTPLLLSDDPVLEGYEVSGATYKFSNARGHGGFLHWDNIA from the exons ATGTCTCAAACACTAAGTTGCATAATACAACACCCAATGGACTCAACTTTGATGAAGTCACTGTCCCACAACCCAAAGAACTCAAATTCCTCCACACTTATCAAGTGCTTTGCCAAAAATTCTGGTCCTTCTGCCAAGATCATGGCTTCTGCTACACCTACAGCAGCTCCCATCACCTTTGGATTCAGAAATTTGTTGGAAACATTCACTGTTGATGTGCATAGAGCAGAGAATAGGCAACTGAATGTGCCCTTAATTGCTCCTTTTACCATTGCTACCTCTAGACTGGACAAGGTGGAGAACGTGGCCATAAGAGTTGAGTTGAGCAATGGTGCTGTGGGGTGGGGCGAGGCACCGATTTTGCCTTTTGTTACTGCAGAGGACCAAACCACCGCCATGGCCAAGGCTTCTGAGGCATGTGCCTTCTTGAGGAGATGCCCTGCACTAACTTTGGGTTCCATGCTGGGGGAGATTGCTGGTATTCTTCCTGGGCATCAATTTGCTTCA GTTAGGGCTGGGGTGGAGATGGCAATAATTGATGCTGCTGCAAATAGTATTCGTGTGCCATTGTGGAGGCTTTTTGGTGGGGCTTCTAATACCATAACCACCGACATAACA ATCCCAATTGTTTCTCCAGCTGAAGCAGCTGAATTGGCTTCTAAGTACTATAAAGAAGGGTTTAAGACTTTAAAGCTGAAGGTGGGAAAGAATCTCAATGCAGATATAGAAGTGTTGCAAGCTATACGTGTTGCCCACCCCGAGTGTCAGTTTATTCTTGATGCTAATGAAGGGTATAATTCTGAGGAAGCAGTGGAAGTTCTTGAGAAATTACATG ATATGGGGTTGACTCCTATTCTATTTGAGCAACCAGTTCACAGAGATGATTGGGATGGTCTTCGGTATGTGAGTAGTATAGCAAGAGAGAGATATGGTGTATCTGTTGCAGCTGATGAGAGTTGCAGAAGTATAGTtgatatttacaaaattgtggAAGGGAATGTTTTAGATGTCATTAACATTAAGCTTGCCAAAGTTGGGGTTATGGGTGCCCTTGAAATTATTGAAAAGGCAAAAGCAGCAGGGTTAGATTTGATGATTGGTGGTATGGTTGAGACTAGACTTGCTATGGGTTTTGCTGGCCAACTTGCTGCTGGCCTTGGATGCTTTAA GTTCATTGACTTAGATACACCACTTCTGCTATCAGATGATCCAGTTCTTGAAGGTTATGAAG TTTCAGGTGCCACTTACAAGTTCTCAAACGCTAGGGGACATGGTGGATTCCTTCACTGGGACAACATTGCATA A
- the LOC106765402 gene encoding L-Ala-D/L-amino acid epimerase isoform X2, giving the protein MSQTLSCIIQHPMDSTLMKSLSHNPKNSNSSTLIKCFAKNSGPSAKIMASATPTAAPITFGFRNLLETFTVDVHRAENRQLNVPLIAPFTIATSRLDKVENVAIRVELSNGAVGWGEAPILPFVTAEDQTTAMAKASEACAFLRRCPALTLGSMLGEIAGILPGHQFASVRAGVEMAIIDAAANSIRVPLWRLFGGASNTITTDITIPIVSPAEAAELASKYYKEGFKTLKLKVGKNLNADIEVLQAIRVAHPECQFILDANEGYNSEEAVEVLEKLHDMGLTPILFEQPVHRDDWDGLRYVSSIARERYGVSVAADESCRSIVDIYKIVEGNVLDVINIKLAKVGVMGALEIIEKAKAAGLDLMIGGMVETRLAMGFAGQLAAGLGCFKFIDLDTPLLLSDDPVLEGYEVSGATYKFSNARGHGGFLHWDNIA; this is encoded by the exons ATGTCTCAAACACTAAGTTGCATAATACAACACCCAATGGACTCAACTTTGATGAAGTCACTGTCCCACAACCCAAAGAACTCAAATTCCTCCACACTTATCAAGTGCTTTGCCAAAAATTCTGGTCCTTCTGCCAAGATCATGGCTTCTGCTACACCTACAGCAGCTCCCATCACCTTTGGATTCAGAAATTTGTTGGAAACATTCACTGTTGATGTGCATAGAGCAGAGAATAGGCAACTGAATGTGCCCTTAATTGCTCCTTTTACCATTGCTACCTCTAGACTGGACAAGGTGGAGAACGTGGCCATAAGAGTTGAGTTGAGCAATGGTGCTGTGGGGTGGGGCGAGGCACCGATTTTGCCTTTTGTTACTGCAGAGGACCAAACCACCGCCATGGCCAAGGCTTCTGAGGCATGTGCCTTCTTGAGGAGATGCCCTGCACTAACTTTGGGTTCCATGCTGGGGGAGATTGCTGGTATTCTTCCTGGGCATCAATTTGCTTCA GTTAGGGCTGGGGTGGAGATGGCAATAATTGATGCTGCTGCAAATAGTATTCGTGTGCCATTGTGGAGGCTTTTTGGTGGGGCTTCTAATACCATAACCACCGACATAACA ATCCCAATTGTTTCTCCAGCTGAAGCAGCTGAATTGGCTTCTAAGTACTATAAAGAAGGGTTTAAGACTTTAAAGCTGAAGGTGGGAAAGAATCTCAATGCAGATATAGAAGTGTTGCAAGCTATACGTGTTGCCCACCCCGAGTGTCAGTTTATTCTTGATGCTAATGAAGGGTATAATTCTGAGGAAGCAGTGGAAGTTCTTGAGAAATTACATG ATATGGGGTTGACTCCTATTCTATTTGAGCAACCAGTTCACAGAGATGATTGGGATGGTCTTCGGTATGTGAGTAGTATAGCAAGAGAGAGATATGGTGTATCTGTTGCAGCTGATGAGAGTTGCAGAAGTATAGTtgatatttacaaaattgtggAAGGGAATGTTTTAGATGTCATTAACATTAAGCTTGCCAAAGTTGGGGTTATGGGTGCCCTTGAAATTATTGAAAAGGCAAAAGCAGCAGGGTTAGATTTGATGATTGGTGGTATGGTTGAGACTAGACTTGCTATGGGTTTTGCTGGCCAACTTGCTGCTGGCCTTGGATGCTTTAA GTTCATTGACTTAGATACACCACTTCTGCTATCAGATGATCCAGTTCTTGAAGGTTATGAAG TTTCAGGTGCCACTTACAAGTTCTCAAACGCTAGGGGACATGGTGGATTCCTTCACTGGGACAACATTGCATAG